The Chryseobacterium glaciei DNA window GCATGATTCCCAGAACTCCGCCGATGATGTAAGAAATATTCCAACCTCCGGCTAATTCTACGGTTAATTGTGCCACAACCGCTCCCATTAATCCAAAACCTGCTACAACAGAGGTTCCGATTGCCCGTAAATTCTTCGGTAGACTTTCAGAAACCAGTGTAATTCCTGCTCCAAGTTCTCCGGCAAGGCCAATCCCTGCGATGAACCTTAATCCGGCATAAGAATATACCAAATGCTCTTTTGGAAAATGAGGTAAAAATCCACAAGCAATATTGGCTAAAGAATACACTAAAATAGATCCGAACAATACAGACAACCTTCCTTTTTTATCTCCAAAAACACCCCAGAAAATTCCTCCGATCAACAATCCAATCATTTGGCAATTGAGGATGAAGGTTCCGTCTACATCAGGATTCAGTCCTAAAGCTTTTAAACTCGGAATTCTTACAATGCCAAATAAAAGCAGATCATAAATATCTACGAAATACCCCAAGGCAGCAATGATCACGGGAATAGAAAAAATGTACTTCAGTTTTGAAGACAATGACAGTTCTTGCATTTTTAAATTTTGATAAAAATAAAAAACCTTTCAATTTCTTGAAAGGTTTTTATAAAATATCTTTGATCGATTATTATCTTGCAATATTCACAGCTCTCGTTTCTCTGATTACTGTTACTTTTACTTGTCCAGGATACGTCAATTCGTTTTGGATCTTTTCAGAAATATCATAAGACAACTGAGAAGCAGTTTCGTCATTTACTCTACCGCTTTCTACCATTACTCTCAACTCTCTACCCGCCTGGATTGCATAAGCGCTAGAAACTCCTTCAAAGCTTAATGCTGCAGCTTCAAGATCTTTCAATCTTTGGATATAAGATTCTAATACCTGTCTTCTTGCTCCCGGTCTTGCTCCTGAAATAGCATCCGCAACCTGAATGATCGGAGATAATAATGACGTCATTTCTACCTCGTCGTGGTGAGCTCCAATCGCATTGATAACTTCTGCATTTTCACCGTATTTTTCAGCCCACTGCATACCTAATAAAGCGTGAGGAAGTTCAGACTCCTGCTCAGGAACTTTACCTATATCGTGTAATAGACCGGCTCTTTTCGCTAATTTTACATTTAATCCTAATTCAGCAGCCATTGTTGCAGCGATATTCGCTACCTCTCTTGAGTGCTGTAATAAGTTTTGTCCATAAGAAGAACGGTATTTCATTCTACCTACGATCTTGATCAATTCGGGGTGTAAACCGTGAATTCCTAAATCAATGACCGTTCTCTTACCAACTTCAATGATTTCCTCCTCAATTTGTTTTCTTGTTTTTTCAACAACTTCTTCGATTCTTGCAGGGTGAATTCTACCGTCTGTTACCAATCTGTGAAGTGATAGTCTTGCGATCTCTCTTCTTACAGGATCGAAACATGAAAGAAGAATAGCTTCCGGAGTATCATCAACGATGATCTCAACACCGGTTACCGCTTCTAAAGCACGGATATTTCTACCTTCTCTACCGATAATTCTACCTTTTACTTCATCAGATTCAATATTAAATACTGATACCGAATTTTCGATCGCCTGTTCTGTACCAATTCTCTG harbors:
- the rny gene encoding ribonuclease Y; the protein is MTTAIIVGVICLVIGAVIGILFSKSSLNTKGKFIIDDAQKNAENLIEKANVQAESIKKEKNLQAKEKFLELKSQHDADIQSRERKMQEGEKRIKDKENKLNDELSKAGKLEKDLDRQIADYAKKTENLDKKQQELDVVTSKKVEILEKISNYTAEEAKAELVESMKAEAKTRAQAHVQSIMEEAQLNAKGEARKIVIQTIQRIGTEQAIENSVSVFNIESDEVKGRIIGREGRNIRALEAVTGVEIIVDDTPEAILLSCFDPVRREIARLSLHRLVTDGRIHPARIEEVVEKTRKQIEEEIIEVGKRTVIDLGIHGLHPELIKIVGRMKYRSSYGQNLLQHSREVANIAATMAAELGLNVKLAKRAGLLHDIGKVPEQESELPHALLGMQWAEKYGENAEVINAIGAHHDEVEMTSLLSPIIQVADAISGARPGARRQVLESYIQRLKDLEAAALSFEGVSSAYAIQAGRELRVMVESGRVNDETASQLSYDISEKIQNELTYPGQVKVTVIRETRAVNIAR